A window from Pyrococcus kukulkanii encodes these proteins:
- a CDS encoding metallopeptidase TldD-related protein: MEALEKALRWAEENIKAEYIELRYENLKKTTLNLKDGVFVSFTEKLTRGVAIRVLANGAWGFSSTSDLGRLEEAIKEAYKLAKAAAETKKEKIKLAEIKPVEDYVKSRMKVKPREVDIEEKVSHLRELEKLLKEDEAVKSVNIRYEDGGGQKILLTNEGTRIEWDYNYLYQGVYVTGKEEGRLAMARDSIGAVDYGWELMTEKEPNEKVKDRLLRKLHSQLEGVAPKRGEWPIVAGPIVVGVIAHEALGHLAEADLTINSPFKDLMGKQIAPEFVTMSERYVEGGFGNDKYDDEGVPVKDIHIIENGILKEIMLNREYAAKWDMEPNGHARAQDYRYPPIIRMRNTIFEPGDWSFEEMIEDIKFGYYVVDFRGGQAQLNSAFQVGIQEGYVIRNGEIAEPIRDTSITGVAIEALKKITAVGKDFGLEVGFCGKGQTAFVSSGGPHMRFDGGILIG, translated from the coding sequence ATGGAGGCCTTGGAAAAAGCCCTTCGCTGGGCCGAGGAAAATATTAAAGCAGAGTACATCGAGCTGAGATACGAGAACCTCAAGAAAACAACGCTGAACCTTAAAGATGGAGTTTTCGTGAGCTTTACTGAAAAGCTAACCAGGGGCGTTGCCATTAGGGTTCTCGCAAATGGAGCCTGGGGCTTCTCTTCCACGAGTGATCTAGGCAGGCTAGAGGAAGCAATTAAGGAGGCATATAAACTTGCAAAGGCCGCGGCAGAAACAAAGAAGGAGAAGATAAAGCTTGCAGAGATAAAGCCCGTGGAGGACTACGTTAAGAGCAGGATGAAAGTCAAGCCCAGGGAAGTCGACATAGAAGAAAAAGTTAGCCACCTCAGGGAGCTTGAGAAGCTCCTCAAGGAAGATGAGGCAGTAAAGAGCGTTAACATAAGGTACGAGGATGGAGGAGGCCAGAAGATACTCCTAACCAACGAGGGAACAAGAATAGAGTGGGACTACAACTACCTCTACCAAGGAGTCTACGTTACCGGAAAGGAAGAGGGAAGATTGGCTATGGCAAGGGATAGCATCGGGGCCGTTGACTACGGCTGGGAGCTAATGACGGAGAAGGAACCAAATGAAAAGGTAAAGGACAGGCTTTTGAGGAAACTACACTCTCAGCTTGAGGGAGTTGCCCCCAAGAGGGGAGAGTGGCCAATAGTTGCTGGCCCGATAGTCGTCGGGGTTATAGCCCATGAAGCACTCGGCCACCTAGCTGAGGCTGACCTCACTATAAACTCACCATTCAAAGATCTCATGGGCAAGCAGATTGCTCCAGAGTTCGTAACGATGAGCGAACGCTACGTTGAGGGAGGCTTTGGAAATGACAAGTACGACGATGAGGGAGTGCCAGTTAAGGACATCCATATAATAGAGAACGGAATACTGAAGGAGATAATGCTGAACAGGGAGTACGCTGCAAAATGGGACATGGAGCCAAACGGCCATGCAAGGGCCCAGGACTACAGGTATCCACCGATAATAAGGATGAGGAACACGATCTTTGAGCCTGGGGACTGGTCATTTGAGGAGATGATAGAGGACATCAAGTTCGGTTACTACGTTGTAGACTTCAGGGGAGGACAGGCCCAGCTCAACTCAGCATTCCAGGTGGGAATTCAGGAAGGTTATGTGATAAGGAACGGAGAGATTGCAGAGCCGATAAGGGATACTTCAATCACGGGAGTTGCAATTGAGGCCCTGAAGAAGATAACGGCAGTAGGTAAGGACTTCGGGCTTGAGGTCGGATTCTGTGGAAAGGGACAGACGGCATTTGTTAGCTCAGGCGGACCCCACATGAGGTTCGATGGAGGAATTCTCATCGGGTGA
- a CDS encoding ribosome assembly factor SBDS, with product MPISVDKAVIARLKVHGETFEILVDPYLARDFKEGKDVPIEEILATPYVFKDAHKGDKASEHEMEKIFGTSDPYEVAKIILRKGEVQLTAQQRRQMLEEKKKQIATIIHRHAVDPRTGYPHPVDRILKAMEDVGVRVDIFKDAEAQVQDVIKALRRVLPLKIEVKIIAVKIPGEYAGRAYGEVRKFGKIKREEWGSDGSWMFLIEIPGGVEEEFYEKLNALTKGNVQTKLIERKGL from the coding sequence ATGCCGATTAGTGTTGATAAGGCTGTGATTGCCAGGTTGAAAGTTCACGGCGAGACTTTTGAAATCCTGGTCGATCCTTATCTGGCTAGAGACTTCAAAGAGGGCAAGGATGTTCCAATTGAGGAAATCCTTGCAACACCCTATGTTTTTAAGGATGCTCACAAGGGAGATAAGGCAAGCGAGCATGAGATGGAGAAGATCTTTGGCACAAGTGATCCGTATGAAGTTGCGAAGATCATCTTGAGAAAGGGCGAAGTTCAGCTAACCGCCCAGCAGAGGAGACAGATGTTAGAGGAGAAGAAGAAGCAGATAGCAACGATAATCCATAGACATGCTGTAGACCCAAGGACCGGCTATCCTCACCCAGTTGATAGGATATTGAAAGCCATGGAGGATGTTGGCGTCAGGGTTGATATCTTCAAGGATGCTGAGGCCCAAGTTCAGGACGTCATAAAAGCATTGAGAAGGGTTCTTCCACTGAAGATTGAAGTTAAGATAATAGCCGTAAAAATCCCAGGGGAGTACGCAGGAAGGGCCTATGGTGAGGTAAGGAAGTTTGGAAAGATAAAGAGAGAAGAATGGGGAAGTGATGGCTCTTGGATGTTCCTAATTGAGATCCCTGGTGGGGTTGAGGAGGAGTTTTATGAAAAGCTGAACGCCCTCACAAAGGGTAACGTCCAAACTAAACTTATAGAGAGGAAGGGCTTATGA
- a CDS encoding TldD/PmbA family protein codes for MEELIKYGEKFFDELEIVVQRGRDVSVEVELNEISIASTRTNVVTIIRGIKDKRIGIAIIDTADEEEVKRAIESAAKMAKLNNPDEKWHSLPSPGKYREKPKVNEELKEVSPDKLVNFVLEGIKLAREKDEHITVAGGSAGASWVEVGIYNSQGISVTQELGQSHLFFEFVGKKEGVVTPGIFEFDAKDNLNLDVEGVVEKGVQKVQWAYKVKEAKNEEVPIIFGPWATSGLLFYALFPAFSGERLVKKTTPLADKVGESIASEVITMYDDTFHELSIAKAVFDGEGVPTRKTMLIEKGVFKGFVWDNYWAKVYGTESTGHGQRDWRGGGVSIGLNTVVIEKGKRSLEDIIGEIKHGYFVDGVQGAHSSNPDNGNFAVTANPAYLIEDGEIVGSSVFLIAGNIYELLKQATEVSKEQRALPAMYTVITPYIKFENVKIAGKK; via the coding sequence ATGGAGGAGCTGATTAAGTACGGTGAGAAGTTTTTTGACGAACTTGAGATAGTCGTGCAGAGGGGAAGGGACGTAAGCGTCGAGGTTGAGCTGAACGAAATATCGATAGCCTCAACAAGAACGAATGTCGTCACGATAATCAGGGGAATTAAGGATAAGAGGATCGGAATCGCCATAATAGACACCGCCGATGAGGAAGAAGTGAAGAGGGCCATAGAATCAGCAGCAAAGATGGCCAAGCTTAACAACCCCGATGAAAAGTGGCACTCCCTCCCAAGCCCAGGAAAGTATAGGGAAAAACCAAAGGTTAACGAAGAGCTAAAGGAGGTCTCACCAGATAAGCTCGTTAACTTCGTCCTCGAAGGAATAAAGCTAGCTAGAGAGAAAGATGAGCACATAACAGTGGCCGGAGGATCCGCGGGAGCTTCTTGGGTTGAGGTCGGAATTTACAACTCCCAGGGAATAAGCGTAACTCAAGAGCTCGGTCAATCACATCTGTTCTTCGAGTTCGTTGGAAAAAAGGAGGGTGTAGTTACCCCAGGTATATTCGAGTTTGACGCTAAAGATAACCTTAACTTGGACGTTGAAGGGGTAGTTGAGAAAGGCGTGCAAAAGGTTCAGTGGGCCTATAAGGTCAAGGAAGCAAAGAACGAGGAAGTACCAATAATCTTCGGCCCCTGGGCAACGTCAGGGTTGTTATTTTACGCACTCTTCCCGGCCTTCAGCGGTGAAAGGTTGGTAAAGAAGACTACACCACTAGCTGATAAGGTTGGGGAGAGCATCGCGAGTGAAGTTATAACGATGTACGATGACACATTCCATGAACTGAGCATAGCTAAGGCCGTGTTTGATGGTGAGGGTGTTCCAACGAGAAAGACGATGCTCATAGAGAAAGGGGTATTCAAGGGGTTCGTGTGGGACAACTACTGGGCGAAGGTCTACGGTACGGAAAGCACGGGGCACGGGCAAAGGGACTGGAGAGGAGGAGGTGTCAGCATAGGGCTCAACACGGTCGTCATTGAAAAGGGCAAGAGGTCACTTGAGGATATAATTGGGGAAATTAAGCACGGCTACTTCGTCGATGGTGTTCAGGGTGCACACTCAAGCAATCCAGACAATGGTAACTTTGCCGTGACTGCAAATCCAGCTTACCTAATAGAGGATGGAGAAATAGTTGGATCAAGCGTTTTCCTTATTGCCGGAAACATTTACGAGCTCTTGAAGCAGGCCACAGAAGTTAGCAAAGAGCAAAGAGCACTACCAGCAATGTACACGGTGATAACCCCATACATAAAGTTCGAAAACGTTAAGATCGCCGGAAAGAAGTGA
- the rrp4 gene encoding exosome complex RNA-binding protein Rrp4: MKRIFVQNRELVVPGTLLAQGPYKNGRGTFREGSRIYSTVIGLVDIKGNTIRVIPLEGPYIPEVGDNVIGKIVDVKFSSWVVDIGAPYPATLKIQDYTDEKIDLIRTDLRKFFDIGDIIYAKVKAINEVNNIDLSTKGMPFNGGPLRGGQIVKVTPSKVPRVIGKGGSMINMIKKLTMSRIIVGQNGWIWVNSKNDALEKLAIEAILKIDRESHTRGLTDRIKTLLLSRLKELKEQGVIEEIPKLEEQEGEKVGEDDGET; the protein is encoded by the coding sequence ATGAAGAGGATATTCGTTCAAAATAGGGAATTAGTTGTTCCAGGAACCTTATTAGCTCAGGGTCCGTATAAGAATGGAAGGGGAACATTTAGGGAAGGTTCGCGGATTTACTCCACTGTTATAGGCCTTGTTGACATCAAGGGAAATACCATTAGGGTTATCCCACTTGAAGGCCCATATATTCCTGAAGTTGGAGACAACGTTATCGGAAAGATAGTTGACGTCAAGTTTTCAAGCTGGGTTGTTGATATAGGAGCCCCTTACCCTGCAACGCTTAAGATACAGGACTATACCGATGAGAAGATTGACCTCATAAGGACGGATCTAAGGAAATTCTTCGATATTGGCGATATAATTTATGCAAAGGTCAAGGCGATAAATGAGGTCAATAACATTGACCTGAGTACAAAGGGAATGCCGTTTAATGGTGGACCCCTTAGAGGTGGTCAAATAGTAAAAGTAACCCCTTCAAAAGTTCCTAGGGTCATAGGAAAGGGTGGCTCGATGATAAACATGATAAAGAAGCTCACCATGAGCAGAATAATAGTAGGACAGAACGGTTGGATATGGGTTAACAGTAAGAATGATGCCCTTGAAAAGCTTGCTATCGAAGCGATACTGAAAATAGATAGGGAGAGCCACACAAGGGGGCTGACTGACAGAATAAAGACCCTTCTTCTGTCAAGACTAAAGGAGCTTAAGGAGCAGGGGGTTATTGAGGAGATTCCTAAGCTTGAAGAGCAGGAAGGGGAGAAGGTGGGGGAAGATGATGGAGAAACCTGA
- the psmA gene encoding archaeal proteasome endopeptidase complex subunit alpha: MAFVPPQAGYDRAITVFSPDGRLFQVNYAREAVKRGATAVGVKCNEGVVLAVEKRITSRLIEPESYEKIFQIDDHIAAASSGIIADARVLVNRARLEAQIHRLTYGEPAPLSVIVKKICDLKQMHTQYGGVRPFGAALLMAGINDRPELYETDPSGAYFAWKAVAIGSGRNTAMAIFEEKYRDDMTLEDAIKLAILALAKTMENPSADNIEVAVITVQDKKFRKLSKDEISKYLEEVMKEVEEEEVKEKEEDYSELDSHY, translated from the coding sequence ATGGCGTTTGTACCACCTCAAGCAGGATACGATAGAGCGATCACAGTTTTCAGCCCTGATGGAAGGCTATTCCAAGTAAACTATGCAAGGGAGGCAGTTAAAAGAGGGGCAACGGCTGTTGGGGTTAAATGCAACGAAGGTGTTGTTCTGGCTGTAGAAAAGAGGATAACGAGTAGGTTAATTGAGCCTGAGAGTTATGAAAAGATATTCCAAATTGATGATCACATAGCTGCAGCATCAAGTGGGATAATCGCTGATGCAAGAGTTCTGGTTAATAGGGCAAGGCTTGAGGCTCAAATTCACAGGCTTACTTATGGTGAGCCTGCTCCCCTCTCAGTGATAGTCAAGAAGATATGTGATCTGAAGCAAATGCACACTCAGTACGGTGGGGTAAGACCCTTCGGTGCGGCCCTGCTAATGGCGGGGATTAATGACAGGCCTGAACTTTACGAAACGGATCCCAGTGGTGCATACTTTGCTTGGAAGGCTGTTGCAATTGGAAGTGGTAGGAACACTGCAATGGCAATTTTCGAGGAGAAGTACAGGGACGATATGACGCTTGAAGATGCAATAAAGCTTGCAATTTTAGCCTTAGCTAAGACAATGGAGAACCCAAGCGCTGATAATATTGAAGTTGCCGTAATAACGGTGCAGGACAAGAAATTTAGGAAGCTCTCGAAGGATGAGATCTCAAAGTACTTGGAGGAAGTCATGAAGGAGGTTGAGGAGGAAGAGGTTAAGGAGAAAGAGGAGGACTACTCCGAACTTGACAGCCACTATTAA
- a CDS encoding DNA topoisomerase IV subunit A, whose translation MKLKRQKPREKFSYDPQKVLKKLEEVAQKILEDVKAGKNPYFDVPTRGLNNVYFDEEARLIRMGDKLSRRYFLNVAHARKFMQTLVLMAYVKRLVSEGKHASLREAYYANKHTIPGTKENTFEDQSESDPIIEDLERMLGILREEMHITADRRGYIYGDIVIKDGEDEFNASKLGTGGWAVPGTVEHIQFPEINVDYVLVVETAAMADRLIEEKYPKKENCLIVATQGQASRGVRRLIHRLHYEEGLPIIVFTDGDPYGWYIYSTIKQGSINLAYLSEKLATPDAKFVGMTMDDIKEYGLENVTEKLKGIPPDKKGGPTGDYKRIIEELNYPWFQNKEWQRQLKLALKWGVRIEQQALANKSLEFVAREYLPEKIREGKLLP comes from the coding sequence TTGAAGCTGAAGCGACAGAAGCCTAGGGAGAAGTTCTCTTATGATCCTCAGAAAGTTCTTAAGAAGCTGGAAGAAGTAGCCCAAAAGATACTTGAAGATGTTAAGGCCGGCAAGAATCCCTACTTTGACGTTCCAACAAGGGGACTAAATAATGTATACTTCGATGAAGAGGCGAGACTAATAAGGATGGGCGATAAGCTCTCAAGGAGGTACTTCCTCAACGTGGCTCATGCGAGGAAGTTCATGCAGACTCTTGTCTTAATGGCCTACGTTAAGAGGCTGGTAAGTGAAGGAAAGCACGCGAGCTTAAGAGAAGCGTACTATGCCAACAAGCACACAATCCCAGGGACTAAGGAGAACACATTTGAGGACCAGAGCGAGAGTGATCCAATAATAGAGGATCTCGAGAGAATGCTTGGCATTCTGAGAGAGGAAATGCACATTACAGCGGATAGGAGAGGGTACATCTACGGGGACATAGTTATCAAGGATGGAGAAGATGAGTTCAATGCCTCCAAGCTCGGTACGGGTGGCTGGGCAGTTCCAGGGACAGTAGAGCACATTCAGTTCCCTGAGATCAATGTTGACTACGTTCTTGTCGTTGAAACTGCGGCAATGGCCGATAGACTAATTGAGGAGAAGTATCCAAAGAAGGAGAACTGCCTTATAGTGGCGACCCAAGGTCAGGCTTCAAGGGGAGTGAGGAGACTAATCCACAGGCTTCACTATGAGGAGGGCCTTCCGATAATAGTATTTACTGATGGAGATCCATACGGTTGGTACATCTATTCCACAATAAAGCAGGGATCGATTAATCTAGCGTACCTGAGTGAGAAGCTCGCAACTCCCGATGCAAAGTTCGTTGGAATGACTATGGATGACATAAAGGAGTACGGTCTCGAGAACGTTACGGAGAAGCTCAAGGGAATCCCCCCAGACAAGAAAGGTGGACCTACTGGGGACTACAAGAGGATAATTGAAGAGCTTAACTATCCATGGTTCCAGAACAAGGAGTGGCAGAGGCAACTGAAGCTTGCACTTAAGTGGGGAGTAAGGATTGAGCAGCAGGCCTTAGCAAATAAGAGTCTAGAGTTTGTGGCAAGAGAATATTTGCCCGAGAAGATTAGGGAGGGTAAGCTTCTTCCGTGA
- the top6B gene encoding DNA topoisomerase VI subunit B translates to MAEARDLFKEFKVQSVSEFFRRNAAMLGYTGKVRSLTTIIHEAVTNSLDACEEAGILPYIRVEIEELGKEHYKVIVEDNGPGIPEDYIPHVFGKMLAGTKAHRNIQSRGQQGIGISGAVMFAQITSGKATRVITSTGGDIVEAWVKIDVQKNEGKIVKKIKHPNPRGWRGTRIELEVKDVKYVRSKQGVYWYLKLTAIANPHAHIELIEPDGKLIVFPRSSDEIPEPPVEMKPHPKGVMTDDVYTMAHRSKRSSVRRFLVSEFSRISDKKIDELIKYIAALRLIKSEDRKDIREQLYERLVRGEVDAVLKSFGRKWKKVVEQVAKIMEKPPEKLTWHEAEEIVEAFKLMKFLAPPTHGLRPIGEENIEKGLKAILRPEFVTAITRPPKVYAGGIPFQVEVGLAYGGHITSSEVLRYANRVPLLFDAGSCVITSAVRSIDWKRYRIDSFDTAPLVVLVNVISVHVPYTSTGKQSIADIDEIYNEIRLALMDAARKLAFYLGGKFRRLYQVKRRKTLEKYLPEIARALHILTGEPEEKIKEYFLSLIESRIEIEEVSDVEAEATEA, encoded by the coding sequence ATGGCGGAAGCAAGGGATCTATTTAAAGAGTTTAAGGTTCAAAGTGTAAGCGAGTTCTTCAGAAGGAACGCGGCAATGCTTGGTTACACTGGCAAGGTTAGATCGCTGACAACAATAATACACGAGGCGGTAACAAACTCTCTTGATGCATGTGAAGAGGCCGGAATACTCCCTTACATTAGGGTCGAGATTGAGGAGCTTGGGAAGGAGCACTATAAGGTGATAGTTGAGGACAACGGTCCTGGGATTCCTGAGGATTACATCCCCCACGTCTTCGGTAAGATGCTTGCGGGAACTAAGGCTCACAGGAACATTCAGAGCAGGGGACAGCAGGGTATAGGTATCTCTGGAGCGGTAATGTTCGCTCAGATAACGAGCGGCAAAGCTACTAGAGTAATCACGTCTACCGGCGGAGATATCGTTGAGGCATGGGTCAAGATAGATGTCCAGAAAAATGAGGGTAAGATTGTGAAGAAGATCAAGCATCCGAATCCCAGGGGCTGGAGGGGGACGAGAATAGAGCTTGAAGTTAAGGACGTAAAGTACGTCCGCTCAAAGCAGGGTGTTTATTGGTATTTGAAACTTACGGCAATTGCCAACCCCCACGCTCACATAGAGCTCATTGAGCCTGATGGAAAGTTGATCGTATTCCCAAGGTCAAGTGACGAAATTCCCGAACCTCCCGTGGAGATGAAGCCCCATCCAAAGGGAGTAATGACGGACGATGTTTACACAATGGCTCATAGAAGCAAGAGGAGTAGCGTTAGGAGATTCCTAGTTTCTGAATTCTCAAGGATCAGCGATAAGAAAATCGACGAGCTAATAAAGTACATAGCCGCCCTTAGGCTGATAAAGTCAGAAGATAGGAAGGATATCAGGGAACAGCTGTACGAAAGGTTAGTCAGGGGAGAGGTAGATGCCGTTCTCAAGTCCTTTGGCAGAAAGTGGAAGAAGGTCGTAGAACAGGTAGCTAAGATCATGGAGAAACCTCCAGAAAAGCTTACTTGGCATGAGGCGGAGGAAATAGTTGAGGCATTCAAGCTGATGAAGTTCCTGGCACCACCAACCCATGGCTTGAGACCCATTGGGGAGGAAAACATCGAGAAGGGTCTCAAGGCGATTTTAAGGCCGGAGTTCGTGACGGCGATAACGAGGCCCCCGAAGGTATATGCAGGGGGTATACCCTTCCAGGTTGAAGTTGGATTGGCCTATGGAGGCCACATAACGAGTTCAGAAGTTTTGAGGTACGCCAACAGGGTTCCACTCCTCTTCGATGCAGGTTCATGTGTAATAACATCAGCCGTGAGGAGCATAGATTGGAAGAGGTACAGGATAGATTCATTTGATACAGCTCCACTCGTCGTTTTAGTCAACGTTATCAGCGTTCACGTTCCCTACACGAGCACTGGTAAGCAGAGCATTGCCGACATCGATGAGATATACAATGAGATAAGGCTTGCCCTAATGGATGCTGCAAGGAAATTGGCCTTCTATCTCGGAGGTAAGTTCAGGAGGCTGTATCAGGTTAAGAGGAGGAAGACCCTTGAGAAGTATCTCCCCGAGATTGCCAGGGCTTTGCACATACTGACCGGGGAGCCAGAGGAGAAAATCAAGGAGTACTTCCTGAGCCTTATAGAGAGTAGAATTGAAATTGAGGAGGTGAGTGACGTTGAAGCTGAAGCGACAGAAGCCTAG
- a CDS encoding KH domain-containing protein, with amino-acid sequence MGEKEFEELMKRYEKVTKDGEIVKDEEDEEWEEFFKQEEYVKIPKERIAVLIGKKGSTKREIERRTKTKIEVDSETGEVWITSTKETDDPLAVWKARDIVLAIGRGFSPERAFRLLNEGEYLEIINLTDIIIGNEKNALPRVRGRIIGRKGRTRQIIEEMSGASVSVYGKTVAIIGNPIQIEIAKTAIEKLARGSPHGTVYRYLERRKKDLELESAMYYENL; translated from the coding sequence ATGGGAGAGAAGGAATTTGAGGAGCTTATGAAAAGGTATGAGAAGGTAACCAAGGACGGTGAGATCGTTAAGGATGAAGAGGATGAGGAATGGGAGGAGTTCTTCAAGCAGGAAGAGTACGTTAAGATACCCAAGGAGAGAATCGCTGTCCTTATAGGAAAGAAGGGTAGCACTAAAAGGGAAATTGAGAGGAGAACTAAGACAAAGATCGAGGTAGATAGCGAGACGGGGGAGGTTTGGATAACCTCAACAAAGGAGACTGACGATCCTCTCGCCGTTTGGAAGGCGAGGGACATTGTTTTAGCTATTGGAAGGGGGTTCTCCCCGGAGAGGGCCTTCAGGCTACTAAATGAAGGGGAGTACCTCGAGATAATAAACCTCACCGACATAATTATCGGCAACGAGAAAAACGCCCTCCCCAGGGTTAGGGGTAGGATAATTGGCAGGAAAGGTAGAACAAGGCAGATAATCGAAGAGATGAGCGGGGCGAGCGTAAGCGTCTACGGGAAAACCGTGGCAATAATTGGCAACCCAATTCAGATAGAAATTGCAAAGACGGCAATAGAGAAGCTTGCTAGAGGATCCCCTCATGGAACGGTCTACAGATACCTAGAGAGAAGGAAGAAAGATCTCGAACTTGAGAGTGCCATGTATTATGAAAACCTGTGA
- a CDS encoding DUF1699 family protein: MRVEITARNVRELLRKIDESLNEDVTEVYINLRPTKEVVVRILENAPNVKVIGCPPSLYPKVSKKVINALERMGIRVVPIAKGRGRPRKYSEKTVSLIQEMLHRGKSPREISRTLGIPLRTLYYLISLYNLRPLVVDDEKD; encoded by the coding sequence ATGAGAGTTGAGATAACAGCTCGAAACGTGAGGGAGTTGTTGAGGAAGATTGATGAGAGCCTAAACGAAGATGTGACTGAAGTTTACATTAACTTAAGACCCACAAAAGAGGTTGTAGTTAGAATCCTTGAGAACGCCCCAAACGTTAAGGTGATAGGATGTCCTCCTAGTCTCTACCCAAAGGTGTCTAAGAAGGTAATCAACGCTCTTGAAAGGATGGGAATAAGGGTCGTTCCAATAGCCAAGGGGAGAGGCAGGCCCAGGAAGTACTCGGAGAAGACGGTAAGTTTAATTCAGGAAATGCTCCACAGGGGCAAAAGCCCAAGGGAAATAAGCAGAACCTTGGGGATACCTCTGAGGACCCTGTACTACCTTATCTCCTTGTACAATTTAAGGCCGTTAGTAGTTGATGATGAGAAGGATTAA
- a CDS encoding DUF530 family protein, producing the protein MPTTEELIARINKTLDDIAIDTPGLFDDFDIPKLFFIFKNRLEVLKDLEEELERRVGELGPAPIFKDKRSRDPHLSWIYRKRHYRSLTLERLRAAITAHKMALAILDANYLLRKGRTEVPPDALKKTDLQKVKVVEKPVRLGRVDILPYLAYSGDVLRLLGQRGIEVREHFKLIKSKLREEGTVRKEKFRIEVEYWEDGKLKKEKLDLPVDADIEGELRKRFGKRFRWRVLSYVKTIGVLINNHYTVDNLALAYSTLNPKDGVRLLALDIFRYYFLTSEKERENISIYPGIRSCIDCHYSLFDIPFKERADFKVGFGSLLLIRKCEIEKMLVKKRSDITRLPNYVLGGVILYGISSFTEEEVANLLEIDIDELREGIRKFVVSGLHKVVFSDVSKFEKFMPKSEKAKKFLELLQG; encoded by the coding sequence ATGCCAACAACTGAGGAGTTAATAGCGAGGATAAATAAAACACTGGATGACATAGCAATTGATACTCCAGGATTATTTGATGATTTTGATATTCCAAAACTATTTTTCATATTTAAGAATAGGCTAGAAGTTTTGAAAGATCTAGAAGAAGAGCTGGAGCGGAGGGTTGGAGAACTGGGTCCTGCTCCGATATTTAAAGACAAAAGATCGAGAGATCCACATCTATCTTGGATATACAGAAAGAGGCATTATAGATCGCTAACCCTCGAAAGGTTAAGGGCCGCGATAACTGCCCATAAGATGGCCCTAGCTATTCTTGATGCGAACTACCTATTGAGGAAAGGGAGAACTGAAGTCCCTCCAGATGCCTTGAAAAAGACCGATCTTCAGAAAGTGAAAGTAGTTGAAAAGCCTGTAAGGCTTGGAAGGGTTGATATACTTCCATACTTAGCTTACTCAGGTGATGTTCTCAGACTGTTAGGGCAGAGGGGCATTGAGGTAAGGGAGCATTTCAAGTTGATAAAGAGTAAGCTCAGGGAAGAGGGTACGGTAAGGAAGGAGAAATTTAGGATAGAGGTTGAGTACTGGGAGGATGGAAAGCTAAAAAAGGAAAAGCTTGACTTGCCGGTGGATGCTGACATAGAGGGAGAGCTAAGGAAGAGGTTTGGGAAAAGGTTTAGGTGGAGAGTTTTGAGCTATGTAAAGACAATTGGCGTTTTAATAAACAACCACTACACCGTTGATAACCTTGCCCTTGCCTACTCGACCCTAAACCCAAAAGATGGTGTTAGATTATTGGCTCTTGACATTTTCAGGTACTACTTCTTAACATCGGAGAAGGAGAGGGAGAACATCTCCATATATCCTGGGATAAGGTCATGTATAGACTGTCACTATTCCTTGTTTGATATCCCATTTAAAGAAAGGGCCGATTTCAAAGTGGGCTTTGGGAGCTTACTCCTGATAAGGAAGTGCGAAATAGAGAAGATGCTCGTTAAGAAGAGGAGTGACATAACCAGATTACCTAATTATGTCTTAGGCGGGGTAATATTATACGGTATCTCAAGCTTTACAGAGGAGGAAGTTGCAAATCTCCTTGAAATAGACATTGATGAGCTTAGGGAGGGAATTAGGAAGTTCGTGGTTTCAGGCCTTCATAAAGTTGTATTCTCCGATGTGAGCAAGTTTGAGAAGTTTATGCCAAAGAGCGAGAAGGCGAAGAAGTTCCTTGAGCTTCTCCAGGGGTGA
- a CDS encoding ACT domain-containing protein encodes MWGKIEHHFDEYPVRKLIAKTLLRYGLKVSEDMKIKAGEIEVPYTKIAKALNVDRRVVKETVAMILKTPELREIYMNLEPTVHMKYVGKHVGYGVIEIEPEPRAIGILAKVAQKISDRGINIVQAIAEDPELYPEATLTIITEKPIPGDLINELSKLEGVKRISIY; translated from the coding sequence ATGTGGGGGAAAATTGAACATCATTTCGACGAGTACCCAGTTAGGAAACTCATCGCAAAAACCTTGCTTAGGTATGGCTTAAAGGTTTCTGAAGATATGAAGATAAAAGCAGGGGAAATCGAGGTTCCATACACAAAGATCGCAAAGGCGTTAAACGTTGACAGGAGGGTAGTCAAGGAAACCGTTGCTATGATCCTTAAGACCCCAGAGCTTAGGGAGATATATATGAACCTAGAGCCTACGGTGCACATGAAGTACGTTGGAAAGCACGTGGGTTATGGAGTTATTGAGATTGAGCCAGAACCACGGGCCATTGGAATTCTAGCAAAGGTTGCTCAGAAGATCTCGGATAGGGGAATAAACATCGTGCAGGCAATAGCAGAGGATCCTGAACTCTATCCGGAGGCAACGCTAACGATAATCACCGAGAAGCCAATTCCTGGGGACCTAATAAATGAGTTATCAAAGCTTGAAGGGGTTAAGAGGATCTCGATTTATTAA